In a single window of the Aquarana catesbeiana isolate 2022-GZ linkage group LG13, ASM4218655v1, whole genome shotgun sequence genome:
- the MEX3A gene encoding RNA-binding protein MEX3A yields the protein MVTGRREDVAMARREIISAAEHFSMIRASRNKAGTAFGSAPTLPGQVTIRVRVPYRVVGLVVGPKGATIKRIQQQTNTYIITPSRDRDPVFEITGAPGNVERAREEIETHIAVRTGKILEYNNENDFLSSSPDSGMENRYPESWRVHGTAGGCKPLSTFRQNSLGCIGDCPTEPVYETPRLNDQNEFNYGYLFPNYKQEVYYGVAETGGPMWGGQENNSSTPNIFTKQQRSGSSGTIQTNSTQRSPESGLSSLPRRSQGEALQGFTKINATRTSVSGSRECMVCFESEVTAALVPCGHNLFCMECAVRICERNEPECPVCHASATQAIRIFS from the coding sequence ATGGTGACCGGACGGCGAGAAGACGTGGCCATGGCAAGACGCGAGATCATTTCGGCGGCAGAACATTTCTCCATGATCAGAGCTTCCCGTAACAAAGCCGGCACTGCCTTCGGCAGCGCCCCGACTCTACCCGGTCAAGTGACTATCCGAGTGCGAGTCCCGTACAGAGTGGTGGGTTTGGTGGTCGGACCCAAGGGCGCTACCATTAAACGGATCCAACAGCAGACCAACACCTACATCATCACGCCGAGCCGCGACAGAGACCCCGTCTTCGAGATCACGGGGGCCCCAGGAAACGTGGAGCGCGCTCGGGAGGAAATCGAGACGCACATCGCGGTACGCACCGGAAAAATCCTCGAGTACAACAACGAGAATGACTTTCTCTCCAGCAGCCCGGACTCCGGCATGGAAAACAGATACCCGGAAAGCTGGAGGGTGCACGGCACGGCAGGTGGGTGCAAGCCCCTCTCGACTTTCCGGCAGAACAGCCTTGGCTGCATCGGCGATTGCCCGACCGAGCCGGTTTACGAGACACCGAGGCTCAACGATCAAAACGAATTTAACTACGGATACCTGTTCCCCAACTACAAGCAAGAGGTGTATTATGGTGTGGCCGAAACCGGAGGTCCTATGTGGGGCGGTCAGGAGAACAACAGCTCCACGCCAAATATTTTCACAAAGCAGCAGCGTTCCGGGAGTAGCGGTACAATCCAGACCAACTCCACGCAGCGGTCTCCGGAATCCGGCCTTTCTAGCTTGCCAAGGAGGAGCCAAGGGGAAGCTCTTCAAGGCTTTACCAAGATCAACGCCACTCGGACCTCTGTTTCGGGAAGCCGGGAGTGCATGGTCTGCTTCGAAAGTGAGGTCACAGCTGCACTTGTTCCCTGTGGACACAACCTCTTCTGCATGGAATGCGCCGTCCGTATCTGCGAGCGTAATGAACCCGAATGCCCCGTTTGCCATGCATCTGCCACTCAGGCTATCAGAATATTTTCTTAA